One Kitasatospora sp. NBC_01266 genomic window carries:
- a CDS encoding putative leader peptide, with protein sequence MRSVDVSIQAPGIRLVARLHIDLCRHAAAICPDA encoded by the coding sequence ATGCGTTCCGTCGATGTGAGCATCCAGGCCCCGGGCATCCGCCTCGTGGCGCGCCTGCACATCGACCTGTGCCGGCACGCCGCAGCGATCTGTCCCGACGCTTGA
- a CDS encoding M67 family metallopeptidase, whose amino-acid sequence MLTITRELHDAIVAHARADHPDEACGVVAGPAGSGRPERFIPMLNAARSPTFYEFDSADLFKLYREMDDRDEEPVIVYHSHTATEAYPSRTDVSYASEPNAHYVLVSTAEGTGADDPFQFRSFRIVDGVITEEDVEVVEAWAG is encoded by the coding sequence ATGCTGACCATCACCCGAGAGCTGCACGACGCGATCGTCGCCCACGCCCGCGCCGACCACCCGGACGAGGCCTGCGGTGTCGTCGCCGGCCCGGCCGGCAGCGGCCGCCCGGAGCGCTTCATCCCGATGCTCAACGCGGCCCGCTCGCCCACCTTCTACGAGTTCGACTCGGCGGACCTGTTCAAGCTCTACCGCGAGATGGACGACCGGGACGAGGAGCCGGTGATCGTCTACCACTCGCACACCGCGACCGAGGCCTACCCCTCGCGCACCGACGTCAGCTACGCCTCCGAGCCGAACGCCCACTACGTGCTGGTCTCCACCGCCGAGGGCACCGGCGCGGACGACCCCTTCCAGTTCCGCTCGTTCCGCATCGTGGATGGCGTGATCACGGAGGAAGACGTCGAGGTCGTCGAGGCGTGGGCGGGCTGA
- a CDS encoding DUF2017 domain-containing protein, whose product MAGLFERTGDGSAAIALEEVEAAILRSLEVQMLELIGPGPGAAPGADADPFAALFAEGPTEAPSDPAVARLFPDAYGEPKQAPDAQTKAAAGEFRRYTEPDLRTRKREDALLVIRSLDALGESGGVLRPSAEECRRWLGALNDLRLTLGVRLEVTEEDEQGLYDLPDSDERKPLVMAYLWLGAMQESLLEAMTG is encoded by the coding sequence ATGGCTGGGTTGTTCGAGCGAACCGGCGACGGCAGCGCGGCGATCGCGCTGGAGGAGGTGGAGGCCGCCATCCTGCGCTCCCTCGAAGTGCAGATGCTGGAGCTGATCGGCCCGGGCCCTGGCGCCGCGCCGGGCGCGGATGCCGACCCGTTCGCCGCACTCTTCGCCGAGGGGCCCACCGAGGCGCCCAGCGACCCCGCGGTGGCCCGGCTCTTCCCCGACGCCTACGGGGAGCCGAAGCAGGCGCCCGACGCGCAGACCAAGGCGGCGGCCGGCGAGTTCCGCCGCTACACCGAGCCGGACCTGCGCACCCGCAAGCGCGAGGACGCGCTGCTGGTGATCCGCTCGCTGGACGCCCTGGGGGAGAGCGGCGGGGTGCTGCGCCCCAGCGCCGAGGAGTGCCGGCGCTGGCTGGGCGCGCTCAACGACCTGCGGCTGACCCTCGGCGTGCGGCTGGAGGTCACCGAGGAGGACGAGCAGGGCCTGTACGACCTGCCGGACAGCGACGAGCGCAAGCCGCTGGTGATGGCCTACCTCTGGCTGGGCGCGATGCAGGAGTCGCTGCTGGAGGCGATGACCGGCTGA
- the clpS gene encoding ATP-dependent Clp protease adapter ClpS, whose product MSVAPAEIERTEAESLPVAEPDTPWVTIVHNDPVNLMSYVLYVFQAYFGYPKEKARKLMMDVHTRGRAVVSSGTREEMERDVQAMHGYGLWATLQHD is encoded by the coding sequence GTGAGTGTCGCGCCGGCCGAGATCGAACGCACCGAGGCCGAGAGCCTCCCGGTCGCGGAGCCGGACACACCGTGGGTGACCATCGTCCACAACGATCCGGTCAACCTGATGAGCTATGTCCTCTACGTTTTCCAGGCCTACTTCGGCTACCCGAAGGAGAAGGCACGCAAGCTGATGATGGACGTGCACACCCGAGGCCGCGCGGTGGTCTCCAGCGGCACCCGCGAGGAGATGGAGCGCGACGTGCAGGCGATGCACGGGTACGGCCTCTGGGCCACCCTCCAGCACGACTGA
- a CDS encoding nicotinate phosphoribosyltransferase: MDAQAFVAASSAAPTSPTAGSTALLTDRYELTMLQAALRSGAAHRRSVFEVFTRRLPEGRRYGVLAGTGRVLDAVENFRFDTAQLDWLADQRVVDEPTLRWLADYRFHGDIHGYPEGEVYFPGSPLLTVEGSFAEAVILETVILSILNFDSAIAAAASRMTAAAGERPCIEMGARRAHESAAVAAARAAYIAGFAATSDLAAGFTHGIPTTGTAAHAFTLLHDSERDAFTAQLASMGTGTTLLVDTFDLAEAVRTAVEVAGPELGAVRIDSGDLTLLAHRVRRQLDELGAAKTRIIVTSDLDEYAIAALAAAPVDGYGVGTSLVTGSGHPTCAMVYKLVARAGSTDPDAPLIPVAKRSAGAKSSVGGRKWAARRPDADGVAEAEVVGTGPLPEQLAPYALHVPLMRAGEVVGREPLTAARERHLRARAALPLSATQLSKGDPVLGTELLLH, translated from the coding sequence ATGGACGCCCAGGCATTCGTGGCGGCGAGCTCCGCCGCGCCCACCTCGCCGACAGCCGGCTCGACCGCGCTGCTCACCGACCGCTACGAGCTCACCATGCTGCAGGCCGCGCTGCGCAGCGGCGCCGCGCACCGCCGCTCGGTCTTCGAGGTCTTCACCCGCCGCCTGCCCGAAGGCCGCCGCTACGGCGTACTGGCCGGCACCGGGCGGGTCCTCGACGCGGTGGAGAACTTCCGGTTCGACACCGCCCAGTTGGACTGGCTGGCCGACCAGCGGGTGGTCGACGAGCCGACCCTGCGCTGGCTGGCCGACTACCGCTTCCACGGCGACATCCACGGCTACCCGGAGGGCGAGGTCTACTTCCCGGGCTCGCCGCTGCTCACCGTGGAGGGCAGTTTCGCCGAGGCCGTGATCCTGGAGACGGTGATCCTCTCCATCCTCAACTTCGACTCGGCGATCGCCGCCGCCGCCTCCCGGATGACGGCCGCCGCAGGGGAGCGGCCGTGCATCGAGATGGGGGCCCGGCGCGCCCACGAGAGCGCCGCCGTCGCGGCGGCCCGCGCCGCCTACATCGCGGGCTTCGCCGCCACCTCCGACCTGGCGGCCGGGTTCACCCACGGCATCCCGACCACCGGCACCGCCGCCCACGCCTTCACCCTGCTGCACGACAGCGAGCGGGACGCCTTCACCGCACAGCTCGCCTCGATGGGCACCGGCACCACCCTGCTGGTGGACACCTTCGACCTGGCCGAGGCGGTGCGCACCGCCGTCGAGGTGGCCGGGCCCGAGCTCGGCGCGGTGCGGATCGACTCCGGCGACCTGACCCTGCTCGCCCACCGGGTCCGCCGCCAGCTGGACGAGCTCGGGGCAGCCAAGACCCGGATCATCGTCACCTCCGACCTCGACGAGTACGCGATCGCCGCACTGGCCGCCGCCCCGGTGGACGGCTACGGGGTGGGCACCAGCCTGGTCACCGGCAGCGGACACCCGACCTGCGCGATGGTCTACAAGCTGGTCGCCCGGGCCGGCTCGACCGATCCCGACGCGCCGCTGATCCCGGTGGCCAAGCGCTCGGCCGGTGCCAAGTCGAGCGTGGGCGGGCGCAAGTGGGCGGCCCGGCGGCCCGACGCGGACGGCGTGGCCGAGGCCGAGGTGGTGGGCACCGGGCCGCTGCCGGAGCAGCTCGCGCCGTACGCGCTGCACGTGCCGCTGATGCGCGCGGGCGAGGTGGTCGGGCGTGAGCCGCTGACCGCCGCGCGCGAGCGGCACCTGCGGGCCCGGGCCGCGCTGCCGCTGTCGGCCACCCAGCTCTCCAAGGGCGATCCGGTGCTGGGCACCGAGCTGCTGCTGCACTGA
- a CDS encoding isochorismatase family protein: MQRALIVIDVQNDFCEGGSLPVAGGAEVAAAITELIATARDEYSHILATRDHHHDPGAHFSAEPDFVDSWPPHCVAGTEGVGFHPNFAPSVTSGAIEAVFDKGAYSAAYSGFEGFDENGSTLAQWLRARSVEAVDLVGIATDHCVRATALDAVREGFATRVLLDLTAGVAPATTAAALDQLREAGVELAGTPALG, translated from the coding sequence ATGCAACGGGCCCTGATCGTCATCGATGTGCAGAACGACTTCTGCGAGGGCGGCAGCCTCCCGGTCGCCGGTGGCGCTGAGGTGGCGGCCGCGATCACCGAACTGATCGCCACCGCCCGGGACGAGTACAGCCACATCCTGGCCACCCGTGACCACCACCACGACCCCGGAGCGCACTTCTCCGCCGAGCCCGACTTCGTGGACAGCTGGCCGCCGCACTGCGTGGCCGGGACCGAAGGGGTCGGCTTCCACCCCAACTTCGCGCCCTCGGTGACCTCGGGCGCGATCGAGGCGGTCTTCGACAAGGGCGCGTACTCGGCCGCGTACAGCGGCTTCGAAGGCTTCGACGAGAACGGCAGCACGCTGGCCCAGTGGCTGCGCGCGCGGTCCGTCGAGGCGGTCGACCTGGTCGGCATCGCCACCGACCACTGCGTCCGGGCCACGGCGCTGGACGCCGTGCGGGAGGGGTTCGCCACCCGGGTCCTGCTCGACCTGACGGCGGGGGTGGCGCCCGCGACCACGGCCGCCGCGCTCGACCAGCTGCGCGAGGCCGGGGTGGAGCTGGCCGGGACTCCGGCCCTGGGCTGA
- a CDS encoding type IV toxin-antitoxin system AbiEi family antitoxin domain-containing protein produces MSYQIPSSVPSLEELARRQQNVITASQLRARGVPSRVVSEHCRRGGPWQRLLPRVYLLQTGTPTPEQRMWAALLYAAQNGREAGCREGALITGAAALALYGFSAVPRLPAVTGVQVLVPRQRRLRDAGEVRIQRTARELVASDVHGLACAPVARAVADALREWLGSPESDASDASDVSDAVEDHGAEPAAERVVLGPRALRSVLREAVAVAPYGHPACTPAELIAELREANLVEVPRIRAALDELLAAERESAISSIVELAAAELLPEPLVGPELRMRGGTFVAVPDLYWPQAGVAVEVDSELRCVSEGEQAWVRAGQHRMEYLGVRVVHLTGGRSAAEPAVVAEELRQAFLAGGADVVELLLTEG; encoded by the coding sequence ATGAGCTACCAGATTCCCTCCTCCGTCCCCTCGCTGGAAGAGCTGGCCCGGCGTCAGCAGAACGTGATCACGGCAAGTCAGCTGCGTGCCAGGGGAGTTCCGTCCCGAGTGGTCAGTGAGCACTGCCGGCGCGGCGGTCCCTGGCAGCGCCTGCTACCCCGGGTCTACCTGCTCCAGACCGGGACTCCGACGCCGGAGCAGCGGATGTGGGCGGCCCTGCTGTACGCGGCGCAGAACGGTCGCGAGGCCGGGTGCCGAGAAGGCGCGCTGATCACTGGCGCGGCCGCGCTCGCGCTCTACGGCTTCAGTGCGGTGCCCCGGCTGCCGGCCGTCACCGGGGTGCAGGTGCTGGTGCCCAGGCAGCGCCGGTTGCGGGACGCGGGGGAGGTGCGGATCCAGCGCACCGCGCGGGAGTTGGTGGCCAGCGACGTGCACGGACTGGCCTGCGCGCCGGTGGCCAGGGCGGTCGCGGACGCGCTGCGCGAGTGGCTCGGCTCCCCCGAGAGTGACGCCAGCGACGCCAGCGACGTGAGCGACGCCGTCGAGGACCACGGGGCCGAGCCGGCCGCGGAGCGGGTCGTGCTCGGGCCGCGGGCGCTGCGCTCGGTGCTGCGCGAGGCGGTCGCCGTCGCCCCTTACGGGCACCCGGCCTGCACGCCCGCCGAGCTGATCGCCGAACTGCGGGAGGCGAACCTCGTCGAGGTGCCCCGGATCCGGGCCGCGCTGGACGAACTGCTGGCCGCCGAGCGGGAGTCGGCGATCAGCTCGATCGTCGAGCTGGCCGCCGCCGAGCTGCTGCCGGAGCCGCTGGTCGGGCCCGAGCTGCGGATGCGCGGCGGCACCTTCGTCGCGGTGCCGGACCTGTACTGGCCGCAGGCCGGGGTGGCGGTCGAGGTGGACTCCGAGCTGCGCTGCGTCAGCGAGGGCGAGCAGGCCTGGGTGCGGGCGGGTCAGCACCGGATGGAGTACCTGGGGGTGCGGGTGGTCCACCTGACCGGTGGCCGGTCGGCCGCCGAGCCCGCGGTGGTGGCCGAGGAGCTGCGGCAGGCCTTCCTGGCCGGCGGCGCGGACGTGGTGGAGCTGCTGCTGACGGAGGGCTAG